In one window of Hyla sarda isolate aHylSar1 chromosome 1, aHylSar1.hap1, whole genome shotgun sequence DNA:
- the LOC130305671 gene encoding 40S ribosomal protein S29-like — MGHQQLYWSNRRKFRQGSRSYRVCSNRHGLIHKYGLNMCRQCFRQYAKDIVFFKLD, encoded by the coding sequence ATGGGTCACCAGCAGCTGTACTGGAGCAACCGTAGGAAATTCAGGCAGGGATCCCGCTCCTACCGCGTGTGCTCTAACAGACATGGACTGATCCACAAATACGGGCTGAACATGTGCCGTCAGTGCTTCAGGCAGTATGCCAAGGACATTGTTTTTTTCAAGTTGGATTAA